The Novipirellula artificiosorum genome contains a region encoding:
- a CDS encoding anthranilate synthase component I family protein — translation MSSANHSFPIVRRLAADFSIRMVFPFFARRPGCLWFDSNPSEAAMGCSDPPSTRYSFLMSDPLRTLVAYPGDPDPWPTLQGWVRSLPLHRSIDLPPMQGGIAGLIGYEAATWLEAVGASSHNDFPTPAISLGLYDWVIATDHDRGVSWLISQGFAEDPTQTDDDSLRSKRAVERSDEVMAMLEDAMAMLENAMDRPDRPRPSNSPTVAPSLQSNFSSEQFRSAVAEIVERIRAGDFFQVNLAQRLVQRASISSQALFQRLRDSNPAPYSVYYQGAGFEVLSSSPELFIKLNQGCVETRPIKGTVRRTGDLATDLALGDSLLQSEKDRAENIMIVDLMRNDLSRVCTDESVRVRKLCQLERYKFVQHLVSIVEGRLRSDQNVVDLLKACFPGGSITGAPKIEAMRKIAQLEPHCRGPYCGSMGYISCSGDAEFNILIRTITATQDHWLIPVGGGITARSHPEAEEAETWAKAEGILRALPRQARRKDDEQARRFE, via the coding sequence ATGTCTTCAGCAAACCACTCGTTTCCGATCGTTCGGCGATTAGCCGCCGATTTTTCGATTCGGATGGTTTTTCCGTTTTTTGCCCGACGACCGGGTTGTCTCTGGTTCGATTCCAATCCTAGCGAAGCGGCGATGGGATGCTCGGATCCGCCATCCACTCGATACTCCTTTTTGATGTCCGATCCGCTACGAACGCTCGTTGCCTATCCTGGCGACCCGGACCCGTGGCCAACGTTGCAGGGTTGGGTTCGATCCTTGCCATTGCATCGATCGATCGATCTGCCGCCGATGCAAGGAGGCATTGCGGGGCTGATTGGCTATGAAGCCGCAACTTGGTTAGAAGCCGTTGGCGCTTCGTCCCATAACGATTTTCCGACTCCCGCGATTTCATTGGGTCTCTACGATTGGGTCATTGCGACCGACCATGATCGGGGTGTTTCTTGGTTGATCAGCCAAGGTTTCGCAGAGGATCCAACGCAAACCGATGACGATTCCCTGCGATCCAAGCGAGCCGTGGAACGATCGGACGAGGTGATGGCAATGCTCGAAGACGCGATGGCGATGCTCGAAAATGCGATGGACCGGCCGGATCGTCCACGGCCTTCGAACTCGCCCACCGTCGCACCTTCACTGCAGAGTAACTTCAGCAGCGAGCAGTTCCGAAGTGCTGTTGCGGAAATCGTCGAACGAATTCGAGCAGGCGATTTCTTCCAGGTCAATTTGGCCCAGCGGTTGGTGCAGCGAGCGTCGATATCATCGCAAGCACTTTTTCAGCGTTTGCGTGACTCCAATCCAGCCCCCTACAGCGTCTACTACCAGGGTGCGGGATTTGAAGTACTGAGTAGTTCGCCTGAGCTCTTCATCAAGCTGAATCAGGGTTGCGTCGAGACGCGGCCGATCAAAGGGACCGTGCGACGGACAGGCGATCTTGCCACCGACCTGGCACTTGGCGATTCGTTGCTGCAAAGCGAGAAGGATCGGGCTGAGAATATCATGATCGTCGATCTGATGAGAAACGATCTGTCACGCGTCTGTACCGACGAGAGTGTTCGCGTTCGCAAACTCTGCCAATTGGAACGCTACAAGTTTGTGCAGCACTTGGTCTCGATTGTCGAAGGTCGATTGCGAAGCGATCAGAACGTTGTCGATCTGTTGAAGGCCTGTTTTCCGGGCGGCAGCATCACGGGGGCACCCAAAATCGAGGCGATGCGTAAGATTGCCCAACTCGAGCCTCACTGCCGCGGGCCGTATTGTGGATCGATGGGATACATCAGCTGTAGTGGCGATGCGGAATTCAACATCCTGATCCGCACCATCACCGCCACGCAGGATCATTGGCTCATTCCTGTGGGTGGGGGAATCACGGCACGCAGTCATCCGGAGGCCGAAGAGGCTGAAACGTGGGCCAAAGCAGAAGGGATTTTGCGGGCTTTGCCGCGGCAAGCCCGCAGGAAAGACGACGAACAAGCCCGTCGCTTCGAATGA